The genomic region TGCAGCGAGCCGGTTATGTCACAGCGGCAATTGGCAAATGGGGTTTAGGTGGCCCAAACGATTCCGGCCATCCCAATCAGCAGGGATTTGACTTCTGGTACGGGTATCTTTGCCAGCGTCTGGCACACAACTATTATCCCGCGCATCTTTGGCGCAATAGTCAAAAGGAGATTCTAGAGGGCAACAGTTACTTTTTCCCGCATCAGCCTTTGCCCGCGGATCGCGATCCAAGAGATCCCGAATCTTATAAAATTTATGTTGGCCGACAGTATTCGATGGACTTGTTAGCCCGAGAAGCACTGTCGTTCATCCAGGCTAATCGGGATAAACCGTTCTTTCTGTATCTGCCATTCACAATCCCGCATCTGGCTCTCCAGGTGCCGGAGGACGCGCTGGCCGAGTACGAGGGCAAATTTCCTGAAACGCCCTATCTTGGTGGTAGTGAAAACGGTTATCTCCCAAATCGTACGCCCCATGCTACCTATGCTGCCATGATCACGCGATTGGACCGGGAGGTGGGAAGAATTTTGGACTTGCTGAAGGTGTTGCAACTTGATGAAAACACGTTGATTTTCTTTTCCAGCGACAATGGTGCTGCCTGGCCGCATGGCGGCGCTGATCCCGTCTTTTTTAATAGCAATGGTGGACTAAAAAATTACAAGGGATCGGTGTACGAAGGCGGCATCCGTGTCCCGTTGATCGCCAGGTGGAAAGGCAAAATTAAGCCCGGCACAATTTCTAATCACATTTCGGCCTTTTGGGATTTTTATCCCACATTAGCTGAAATTATTGGAGCAAAAGTGCCAGCCGATATCGATGGCATCTCGCTGCTGCCGACCTTGCTGGGCAAACCCCAAAGAAAGCATGATTTTCTCTACTGGGAATTTCAAGGACAACAGGCCATTCGCATCGATCGTTGGAAAGCTGTTCGGCTGGGGCCTGATCAGCCGGTTGAATTATATGATTTAGAAAGCGATCCGGGCGAGAAGAATAATGTGGCCAATCAGTTTCCTGACAAAGTCGAGGAAATGATTAACCTGCTAAAATCGGCCCGCACCGAATCGGAACTGTTTCCATTATCAAAGAGCCAATAAAATCCTTCACGGCTGACCAATCGGTTGGGGAATTTGGTCGGGCAACAAGCATTCAATCCTCTCGAATTCCGAGAGGAATTCAATCAAAGAATAGCATTCATGTCCCAAACAAAAACATCTCGACGGGAATTTTTGAAGCGCACCGGCCTGGGGGCTTCGGCGCTCATGATACCTTCGGTATTGTTAAAATGTGGCAGAGCCCACCGTCCCAATATACTATTTATCATGACGGATGATCACGCCTACCAGGCCATCAGTTGCTATGGCAGCAAGATCAATCAAACGCCCAACATCGATCGATTAGCCGACGAGGGGATGCGTTTTGCCAATAGTTTTGTCACCAATTCCATCTGTGCGCCAAGTCGGGCCGTAATGCTCACTGGAAAATACAGCCATATCAATGGGCAGATCGACAATAGGGTGACGTTCGATGGCAGTCAGGTGACTTTTCCGAAATTGCTGCAACAGGCCGGCTATCAAACCGCGGTCATCGGCAAATGGCACTTGAAAAGCGATCCCACCGGCTTTGATTACTGGAGTGTGCTGACAGATCAGGGACAGTATTATAATCCCGATTTCATTGAAATGGGAATTAATAAAAATTATACTGGTTATGCCACAGATCTGATTACCGATTTCAGTCTCGATTGGTTGGATCATCGTGACAAAGGCCGTCCCTTTTGTCTGCTGTTGCATCATAAAGCGCCGCATCGCAACTGGCAGCCAGATGAAAAACATCTGATGATGTACGAGGACATCGAAATTCCCCTTCCTGAAACTTTTTTTGATGATTACAAAACTCGCAGCGCTGCTGCCCACCAACAGGAGATGACCATCGCCCAGCATACGAATCTAGCGTATGATTTGAAAGTGCCGGCAGAGGGCGATTCCACCAGTTTGAAGGACCTGGAACTGGCGTTTTTCAACGATTTAAAACGAATGACCCCGGAGCAACGACAGGCCTGGGATGCGGCCTATAATCCTAGAAATGATGCGTTCAGAAAGGCCAGCTTACAAGGCAGGGAACTAACGAAATGGAAATATCAACGATACATCAAGGACTATCTGCGCTGCATTGCTTCGGTGGATGATAATATTGGTCGGGTGCTGGATTATTTGGCAGATAAGGGATTGGCGGACGATACGCTGGTGGTTTACACCTCGGACCAGGGCTTTTATCTAGGTGAGCATGGCTGGTTCGATAAGCGTTTCATGTACGAGGAGTCGCTGCGCATGCCATTGATCATGAGATATCCGCAGGCAATCCGCCCCGGAACTGTCAACCACGATCTGGTGCTGAATCTGGATTTTGCACCGACATTTGTAGATTTTGCTGGTATGAAAATCCCTCACGACATGCAGGGGCAATCGCTGCGGATGCTTTTGAGTGGTCGCACCCCGCAAGGCTGGCGAGATGCCATTTATTATCATTATTATGAATATCCGGGCTGGCACATGGTAAAACGCCATTATGGCATCCGCACCAAACGCTATAAACTGATCCATTTCTATTATGACATCGATGCCTGGGAGTTTTATGATCTGGAGCAGGATCCCCATGAATTGAACAATCTTTATCAGCATGCCGATTATCAGGAAATCATTCAGCAGCTAAAGGCAAAACTGACAGATCTGCAACGGCAATATGGGGATTCGGATGAGCTGGCCTGGAGCTATATTAAAAAGTGAGCGCACCGATTATCCCATTTCCTGCATGCGAATGATCGATCGATGGAGTATTACCAGGGACGCTCACTTTTGAGATCAGATGAATTCAAAACCGAATCTCGTAGCTGAAAATCTCAGCAAATATTTCAATCGCAATATCGGACAACCCTGATGCTTAGGCTTGAAGCGGCGATTGGAAAGAGAACCACCTGATCATTGCTGTTTTCAACATTTTCGATTTTTAAAATTTTCAGCTTGAGTCGCATGGTAAGCCAACAGTTATCGCTGGCGAATTTGTAGTGGCTCGCTTTCCATTAATCAGCCACTGCAGGGCCGAACAGCAAAAGCAGCACGGCCCCCAATTCTGTATTATCCAGATATCTTCCTCTCACTGGATCGATCTGATCGGCATAGCGATCGAACAGCTCGCTGCCAGCACCTTTGGCAAAGAATGCAACCAGCGAATTGGTGTGCTCGCCACTGTTCCATTGCATCCCAGGCACCACGCCCTGGCCTCGGTTTTCAATCGGATGCCAAACAGGTCTGCCATCAGCTTGAACGCCCGAATTGGGACCTGTGAGATAGCCAGTTTCGTGATCAGCCGTAACGATTACCAACGTCTCATCCCAATTGCTATGTTGCTCCACCCAACTGACCACCGCAACGACCGCCCAATTGAAGCCGATCTCCTCCTCGATCATTCGGCCCGATTGATTATTGTGCGCTGCCCAATCCACGGCGCCGCCTTCGATCATCAGGAAAAAGCCATCGGGATCATCATCGAGAATATTGAGGGCGGCTTTGGTCATCTCCTCCAGGGTAGGAACGGTTTGAATGAACGGCACGGCATAGGGCGGGGCCTGCCTATCGCCATTGCGCTCTTGTTGTAAGGTGGTCGCCACTTTGGCGATGCCGATGACCCGTTTGGGAGTCGGCCCAGAGGCAAGCCGCTGAAATGCCTCTCGATCCTGAATCAAAAACCATGGGTCGGCAATCCCATCACCATCGGCGTCGCCGCCTGCCTGGCCCTGGGTCAGCGCCTTCCAGACATCCCGGCCGCCGACATATTTGAAATCCCCGCTGGATATTGGCTCGCCATTCTCATTGAAAAACGGGTGTCCTGCACCCATGATCACGTCCACACGACTGTCCAATATCATCTCCCTGGCGATCTCCTCATAGTTTCTCCGATTTACATTATGAGCGACAAACCCAGCAGGCGTTGCGTGAGAAAATGGCACGGAAGTGATCACGCCAGTGGCCTTGCCCAGCGCTTCAGCCATTTCGACAATATTTTTCAGTCGGACTTTATTGACATCTACCCCAATGGCGCCGTTATATGTTTTAGCACCCGTGGCCATAGCTGTGGCGGCAGCCCCCGAATCGGTCGGCTTTTGTCGGACGTATTCAAAATCGCTCCATGCCAGGGTGGGATCATAGCCGATGCCAGTGGCGGGGTAGGTGCTCATGGCATAGCGGACTGGGAATTGTTCATAAATTTGCACCCCAGTTCTGCCGTGCTCAAATAAACTGGCCGCTGCAATATGATTAAAGCCGCAGCCGTCGCTGATCATCAGGATGATATTTTTAGGCGTGCTGGCAAATGAAAATGAGGTCAGATATAAAATAATAGCAAGTAATAAAAGCCTCATCTTTGAATGCTTCATATTCTTCTTCTCCAAATTATTTCTCAATTGCCAATCTCCCGGTGAGCAAAGCAAGCAATAGGGTTATGGGTGCAAAAATTAGCTTTTCGACCGCCACCCCAGACGCAAGATTGCCGATAAAATTCAAAACGAAATAAGCAAAAATGATCCAGATGGCGATGTTGATCAGCCTGTTCAATCGGCTCCAATGGCTATATCTCAATTTTGCGATGACAATGAATAAAAAAATTAGTGTCATCAGCAATGAAATGGCCTCCAGGATATAAAGCCTGGTCAACGAGCCACCAATGTTTCCGCCCCAAACGAAATTGGGCGGTACAATTTTAACGAGGACGAATAGATGCAGAACAATCAGCAAGCTCAAAAAAATGATGAGCAACTGACCTGCCAGATTTTTGCTAATCCATTTTTTCATTTCTGAGATCTACTCAATTAGTAAATCGCCTAAGCAGAAAATTTGTCATCGATACTGCTAAGCACTTTAGCAAGGTTAAAAAGAATACTTCAGATCTTTTTCAAATCTAATGGATCTTATTCAGCTTTTGCTTGAGCAATCAGATGCTATTTTTGATGATTCATGCCAGATACCTTTTCATCTGGTACTTTTGTGCCAATTCAATCCGTTCGGTTTCGGGCAGCGAGGCCATATACTTTTTCCAACCAGGACACCAATTGGTATGCCAGCGCCAGATTCGCCCCAGAAAAGATTTCGGATTGTTATCGTATTTCGCCCTGAAAGCACAGGTAGCGCAATTGATTATGCCCATTGGAAGACTCCTTATTTTTTTAAGAAGTAATGTTTAGTTATGAACTCGTGATTTTGTGATCCTTCGGTTTTTTGAACCAATATTTGTTTTTTCAATCGATCCTATGCTCGCAATCATAACATGCATGATTTCTAAAACATGTCATTTTTTTGGTGTCCATCGACGGGCGAATCATAAGAACTTTGTTCATTTTATCTTAATAAAACCATTTTTCTGATTTCCTCATAGGAACCAGCGCTCAATTTATAGAAATATATTCCACTTGGTATATTGTTAGCATCAAATTCAACACTGTAGCTTCCTGCCAGCTTTGATTCATTTACCAGTGATATTATTTCTTGTCCCAGCGGATTGTAAACTTTAAGAGTAACAAAACTCGGTCTTGCCAGAGAATAACGAATGATGGTTTTCGAATTAAATGGATTTGGATAATTTTGTTCTAAAGAGTAAGTTAATGGCTTATGGACGGCATTCAAAACGCCTGTCGCCACTTCGCTGGTTACGGTTTTGATAATGAATGGGATATTGGGTAGAGAATCGTACATTGCAACGAACGTGCTTATCTCCGTTTCATTTATTTCTCTCAAGTGATCGACCAATTCCGGTTTGATCGATTGATGACAGATTGCTGCTATGATTCGATAACTGGCGTTTGGTTCAATAACAATTTTATAAGTGATGATATCACTGCCCGTACCTTCTGAGTTATCGCTTTTATTAAAATCCGGGTCGTTGATCGCTTCTCCATAAATACCTGTGGAGTCA from candidate division KSB1 bacterium harbors:
- a CDS encoding arylsulfatase, which translates into the protein MKRRQFIKTTSLAIAGASFPASSAFFRYARRKKPNIIFILADDLGYGELGCYGQQKIRTPNIDRMAAEGMRFTQHYSGSPVCAPSRCALMTGKHTGHAYIRGNDEMTERGDVWHDPNIEGQRPLLPGTETIGRMMQRAGYVTAAIGKWGLGGPNDSGHPNQQGFDFWYGYLCQRLAHNYYPAHLWRNSQKEILEGNSYFFPHQPLPADRDPRDPESYKIYVGRQYSMDLLAREALSFIQANRDKPFFLYLPFTIPHLALQVPEDALAEYEGKFPETPYLGGSENGYLPNRTPHATYAAMITRLDREVGRILDLLKVLQLDENTLIFFSSDNGAAWPHGGADPVFFNSNGGLKNYKGSVYEGGIRVPLIARWKGKIKPGTISNHISAFWDFYPTLAEIIGAKVPADIDGISLLPTLLGKPQRKHDFLYWEFQGQQAIRIDRWKAVRLGPDQPVELYDLESDPGEKNNVANQFPDKVEEMINLLKSARTESELFPLSKSQ
- a CDS encoding sulfatase; the protein is MSQTKTSRREFLKRTGLGASALMIPSVLLKCGRAHRPNILFIMTDDHAYQAISCYGSKINQTPNIDRLADEGMRFANSFVTNSICAPSRAVMLTGKYSHINGQIDNRVTFDGSQVTFPKLLQQAGYQTAVIGKWHLKSDPTGFDYWSVLTDQGQYYNPDFIEMGINKNYTGYATDLITDFSLDWLDHRDKGRPFCLLLHHKAPHRNWQPDEKHLMMYEDIEIPLPETFFDDYKTRSAAAHQQEMTIAQHTNLAYDLKVPAEGDSTSLKDLELAFFNDLKRMTPEQRQAWDAAYNPRNDAFRKASLQGRELTKWKYQRYIKDYLRCIASVDDNIGRVLDYLADKGLADDTLVVYTSDQGFYLGEHGWFDKRFMYEESLRMPLIMRYPQAIRPGTVNHDLVLNLDFAPTFVDFAGMKIPHDMQGQSLRMLLSGRTPQGWRDAIYYHYYEYPGWHMVKRHYGIRTKRYKLIHFYYDIDAWEFYDLEQDPHELNNLYQHADYQEIIQQLKAKLTDLQRQYGDSDELAWSYIKK
- a CDS encoding alkaline phosphatase — its product is MKHSKMRLLLLAIILYLTSFSFASTPKNIILMISDGCGFNHIAAASLFEHGRTGVQIYEQFPVRYAMSTYPATGIGYDPTLAWSDFEYVRQKPTDSGAAATAMATGAKTYNGAIGVDVNKVRLKNIVEMAEALGKATGVITSVPFSHATPAGFVAHNVNRRNYEEIAREMILDSRVDVIMGAGHPFFNENGEPISSGDFKYVGGRDVWKALTQGQAGGDADGDGIADPWFLIQDREAFQRLASGPTPKRVIGIAKVATTLQQERNGDRQAPPYAVPFIQTVPTLEEMTKAALNILDDDPDGFFLMIEGGAVDWAAHNNQSGRMIEEEIGFNWAVVAVVSWVEQHSNWDETLVIVTADHETGYLTGPNSGVQADGRPVWHPIENRGQGVVPGMQWNSGEHTNSLVAFFAKGAGSELFDRYADQIDPVRGRYLDNTELGAVLLLLFGPAVAD